From the Clostridiales bacterium FE2011 genome, one window contains:
- a CDS encoding FecR domain-containing protein, with amino-acid sequence MARKLSSFIIIFLLIISLVAVGTSEGIPSEGVPTTDSYEASTIRLLRHEGTVDILDVLGAPRFLLDNVRFASGETLITGADGQASVGLDDTKIVTLDTDTNVQFVQEADHMRLNLRQGSVFLDVQEKLDENAALDIQTSNLTVGIRGTLVFLKSSIGDGENPMTTTTLGVLEGTAEITYTDSEGAKRQLPVPAGKKVVAPQLDNDPTGVAPVLSTVTSEDIAGFVAETVNADPVLTDRVTNGSENGAPLLEGTLTDDTAEEPFPADGDWEFSGLVSIVAQSASKLYDGRPLARPDSALVSGLPADFNISVSCTGSLTDAGSTENTVSSYSITNASGENVTSHFTNIQTVPGSLVVDPAPLTVWTGSAEKEYDGEPLTCEDAGVRTAAGYNKEQPSWANTSIVIESALGSEQMIAVSGRTYVHGTNPITGETKDIELPAGSRLSVSLKNEGNKKDSLEFVIEPLKEENLPVEVLRLYAENPDLMAVACQETGWDPEKLNALIAELPEQAESTVTYNGLKIANSDQSSLMNDSANVRITVDTKITNYQTRVLGSEEASFTPIILDPSIVITATGSQTEIGESANTYTIDWNNANENNYILKEDLGTLTVLPLSDNITITAPEAKKVYDGTPLEASADDVTVTGLPKGYKYKVAVAGTQTQAGESESRITSYKILDKNNVDVTDQFENIKVKKGTLTVEPLSVSISCGTGSAGYTGSMIVPEPVLTYVNGAHAGETVKASMLSASRIRNLVASAVPMARAPEQKYRFVLFTGDTIEMSITGMGTGAGTYTMKAEITLASENISCPSSSITGTTITINPVLITIRTGSASKFYDGEPLTCEDVTIEGLLPGDQITVTATGTITEVGKTDNTYEIDWGSVDPNNYAVSSVLGILTVTAPAETPTPTPTPTPTPTPTPTPTPTPTPTPTPSPTPTETPEPVEIYLYAPSYSKVYDGEPIIPSAEDVDSELLPEGYTFTVTLSGTQTDVGETECTIGSYVIMDENGNDVTSACKVYPEAGSLTVLPYPVSFTTSGGTYDYGADIPFSVSCTGNGTSLSGTTTESGYDYFATYNLIGDDSIEFAIGPVPQRGDDADTYYLDIAYSLHGNAGNYDVVVNNGTDGSITIKPYAITLTASDYTKTYDGYPCPMTTDWSYTTHDELSIGYRELGSDEWAAGTYTNTLEIDYGSHKEENFNITIIPGTLTINKRNVTITSASVESKYDGTEQKCEEFTITEGSFLDVDGFSVAFTGSRKDAGSSENAFTVNAVGYTDLNNYNIKTVFGTLKVNPRDVTLTSASDSKVYDGSPLKNSEVTVGGDGFVSGEGATYSVTGEQTEVGSSANAFTYTLNEGTNASNYNITKTEGTLEVTKQAVTINTGDRSKTYDGSPFTFDGTEYTVESAPGLKYTLKGASITDAGQTASNDINITAGADLYDITVNPGTLSIEKRNVTITSDNGSKTYNASPLTKHSVTVSGDGFAPGEGATYEFSGTITDPGSTPNTFTYTLNSNTKADNYNITTAEGTLSISKVLINMYVGNHTQDAASFSGYAIFSSITAKVAGGEHDGDSANITIGDNDYDSAKLNCQVDLTPSGASSTLFANFTIDVSIYHDSDFPAPGTYNIVAEPSGGGGYLQFQQINGVLTLN; translated from the coding sequence CTCGTTTTCCTGAAGTCGTCCATCGGCGATGGCGAAAATCCGATGACCACAACCACCCTCGGTGTTCTGGAAGGTACTGCCGAGATTACCTATACGGATTCTGAAGGCGCCAAGCGTCAGCTTCCGGTTCCCGCCGGTAAAAAGGTCGTTGCCCCTCAGCTTGATAATGATCCTACGGGCGTTGCTCCCGTCCTTTCAACCGTGACTTCCGAGGACATCGCCGGCTTCGTGGCTGAAACCGTCAACGCGGATCCCGTCCTGACGGATCGTGTCACCAACGGCAGTGAGAACGGTGCTCCCCTGCTGGAAGGCACCCTCACGGATGATACCGCGGAGGAGCCCTTCCCCGCGGATGGAGACTGGGAATTCTCCGGCCTTGTGAGTATCGTCGCCCAGTCCGCCAGTAAGCTTTACGACGGCCGTCCCCTGGCCCGTCCTGACAGCGCCCTGGTCTCCGGTCTTCCGGCCGATTTCAACATTTCTGTCTCCTGCACCGGTTCCCTGACCGACGCGGGTTCCACCGAGAACACGGTTTCCTCTTACAGCATCACAAACGCTTCCGGTGAGAACGTTACATCACACTTCACCAATATCCAGACCGTTCCGGGTTCCCTGGTCGTGGACCCTGCTCCGCTCACCGTCTGGACCGGTTCCGCCGAAAAGGAATATGATGGCGAGCCGCTTACCTGTGAAGACGCCGGCGTCCGCACCGCTGCCGGATACAATAAGGAGCAGCCCTCCTGGGCGAATACTTCCATCGTGATCGAGTCCGCCCTGGGCAGCGAGCAGATGATCGCCGTTTCCGGCCGCACCTACGTCCACGGTACCAACCCCATCACCGGGGAGACAAAGGATATTGAGCTTCCTGCCGGCAGCCGCCTCTCTGTTTCCCTCAAAAATGAAGGGAATAAGAAAGACTCCCTTGAGTTCGTGATCGAACCCCTGAAGGAGGAGAACCTCCCCGTGGAAGTCCTGCGCCTCTACGCGGAGAACCCGGATCTGATGGCCGTCGCCTGTCAGGAAACCGGCTGGGATCCGGAAAAGCTGAATGCTCTCATCGCTGAGCTGCCTGAGCAGGCTGAAAGCACCGTTACCTATAACGGCCTGAAGATTGCCAATTCCGATCAGTCCAGCCTCATGAATGATTCTGCCAATGTCCGAATCACTGTGGATACAAAAATCACCAACTACCAGACCCGGGTCCTGGGCAGTGAGGAAGCTTCCTTCACCCCCATCATTCTGGATCCCTCTATTGTGATTACTGCCACCGGCTCCCAGACCGAGATCGGTGAAAGCGCAAACACCTACACCATCGACTGGAATAACGCCAATGAGAATAACTACATCCTGAAGGAAGACCTGGGCACCCTGACGGTTCTTCCCCTCTCTGATAACATCACCATCACCGCGCCTGAAGCCAAAAAGGTGTACGACGGCACTCCCCTGGAAGCAAGTGCGGATGACGTCACGGTCACCGGTCTTCCCAAGGGATATAAGTACAAGGTGGCTGTCGCCGGCACCCAGACCCAGGCCGGCGAGAGCGAATCCAGGATCACCAGCTATAAGATCCTGGATAAGAACAATGTTGACGTCACCGATCAGTTTGAAAACATCAAAGTAAAAAAGGGCACCCTCACGGTTGAGCCCCTTTCTGTCAGCATCTCCTGCGGCACCGGTTCCGCCGGGTATACCGGCAGCATGATCGTTCCCGAGCCCGTCCTCACATACGTGAACGGCGCTCATGCCGGTGAGACGGTCAAAGCCTCCATGCTGTCCGCTTCGAGGATCCGGAACCTGGTCGCCAGCGCTGTTCCCATGGCCCGCGCTCCGGAGCAGAAATACCGGTTTGTCCTCTTCACCGGAGATACGATTGAGATGTCCATTACCGGTATGGGTACCGGTGCGGGTACCTATACCATGAAAGCGGAGATCACGCTCGCCTCGGAGAACATCAGCTGTCCGTCCTCTTCCATCACCGGAACAACGATCACCATCAATCCTGTTCTCATTACCATCCGGACCGGTTCTGCTTCCAAGTTCTATGACGGTGAACCCCTCACCTGCGAGGACGTCACCATTGAGGGTCTTCTGCCCGGGGATCAGATCACTGTTACAGCCACGGGCACGATCACGGAAGTCGGCAAGACGGACAACACTTATGAAATAGACTGGGGCAGCGTAGATCCGAACAACTATGCCGTCTCTTCTGTCCTGGGCATTCTCACCGTCACTGCCCCTGCAGAAACGCCCACTCCGACGCCGACTCCTACACCGACGCCCACGCCTACTCCTACCCCTACACCCACACCGACTCCGACCCCGACGCCTTCTCCGACTCCTACTGAAACTCCGGAGCCCGTCGAGATTTACCTCTACGCGCCTTCCTATAGCAAAGTCTATGACGGTGAACCGATCATTCCTTCTGCAGAAGACGTCGATTCTGAGCTTTTACCTGAAGGTTATACCTTTACCGTCACCCTTTCCGGCACACAGACCGATGTCGGTGAGACCGAATGTACCATCGGCAGTTATGTGATTATGGACGAAAACGGCAACGACGTCACTTCTGCCTGCAAAGTTTATCCTGAAGCCGGCAGCCTGACGGTCCTTCCTTATCCGGTTTCCTTCACCACTTCCGGCGGAACCTATGACTATGGCGCCGATATCCCCTTCTCCGTCTCCTGCACCGGTAACGGCACCTCGCTCTCCGGAACCACCACGGAATCCGGTTACGATTATTTCGCTACCTATAACCTCATCGGGGACGATTCCATTGAGTTTGCCATCGGGCCGGTTCCGCAGCGCGGCGATGACGCGGATACCTATTATCTGGATATTGCCTATTCGCTGCATGGAAACGCCGGTAATTACGATGTCGTCGTGAACAACGGAACCGATGGATCCATCACCATCAAGCCGTATGCAATCACCCTTACCGCAAGCGACTACACCAAGACCTATGACGGTTATCCCTGCCCCATGACAACCGACTGGAGTTATACGACTCACGACGAACTCTCGATCGGTTATCGTGAACTCGGCTCCGATGAATGGGCGGCCGGCACATATACAAACACCCTCGAGATTGACTATGGATCCCATAAGGAAGAAAACTTCAATATTACAATCATTCCCGGTACGCTGACTATCAACAAGCGCAACGTAACCATCACCAGCGCGTCTGTCGAGTCGAAATACGACGGTACTGAGCAGAAATGTGAAGAATTCACGATCACCGAAGGCAGCTTCCTTGATGTAGATGGGTTCTCTGTCGCTTTCACCGGATCCCGGAAGGATGCCGGCAGCAGTGAGAACGCCTTCACAGTTAATGCCGTTGGCTATACAGACCTCAATAATTACAACATCAAAACCGTCTTCGGCACGTTGAAGGTGAACCCGCGTGACGTCACCCTCACAAGCGCGTCAGACAGCAAGGTTTACGATGGATCTCCGCTCAAAAACAGCGAGGTGACTGTCGGCGGCGATGGTTTTGTGTCCGGAGAAGGTGCGACCTATTCCGTTACCGGTGAGCAGACGGAAGTCGGTTCCAGCGCCAACGCTTTCACCTACACTCTGAATGAAGGAACGAATGCCTCCAACTATAACATTACAAAGACGGAAGGCACCCTGGAGGTTACAAAACAAGCAGTCACCATCAACACCGGTGACAGATCCAAAACATATGACGGTTCTCCCTTCACCTTTGATGGCACAGAGTATACTGTGGAAAGCGCGCCCGGCCTGAAGTATACGCTGAAGGGTGCCTCCATTACAGACGCCGGGCAGACGGCTTCCAACGATATCAATATCACCGCCGGCGCTGATCTCTATGATATCACCGTCAACCCCGGCACACTTTCCATCGAAAAGCGGAATGTCACCATCACAAGTGACAACGGTTCCAAAACCTATAACGCAAGTCCCTTAACCAAGCACAGTGTTACGGTTTCCGGCGACGGGTTTGCTCCCGGTGAAGGGGCGACCTATGAGTTTTCCGGTACCATCACAGATCCGGGAAGCACGCCTAACACTTTCACCTATACGCTGAACAGCAATACAAAAGCCGACAATTACAACATCACCACAGCAGAAGGGACCCTGAGTATCAGTAAGGTTCTGATCAACATGTATGTAGGCAATCATACACAGGATGCTGCTTCTTTCTCCGGATACGCTATTTTCAGTTCTATCACCGCTAAAGTCGCAGGTGGTGAGCATGACGGAGATTCTGCGAATATTACCATCGGTGATAACGATTATGACTCTGCGAAACTCAATTGCCAGGTGGATTTGACTCCGTCCGGTGCCTCTAGTACATTATTTGCTAATTTCACCATTGATGTTTCGATCTACCACGATAGTGATTTCCCTGCACCCGGTACTTACAATATTGTCGCTGAGCCCTCAGGAGGCGGAGGATATCTGCAGTTCCAGCAAATCAATGGTGTCCTGACTCTGAACTAA